ATCTTTTTTAATAGGGGAAAAAAGGTCTTGTTCGTTTCTGATAAGAAGGAGCAGGCGTCCGATAACTTGAATACGTTACGTAGTTTAATAGAGGAAAATGAGTTATTGAAAGAAGCCCTTGTACCAGAGACTAAATTAGAAGGAGATTGGTCTAAAACTAAGATAGAAACTAAGACCGGATGTTCAATTGTTGTTAGGGCGAATTCTCCTTCCGTGAGGGGTGGACATTATGATTTTGTATTTTGTGATGAGGCTGGAGAGTATTCTGATTTATCTAATTTTTATTCAGTCATTCAACCAACGGTTACTGCGAGAAAGGGCAAAATCGTAGTTATCGGTACACCAACAAGCAAAATAGATTTGCTTCATGAACTATCATCGGAGGATAGTAGATATGTATCTAGGAAATATCAAGCTATTAAAGCGAATGGTGAGGCACTTGCACCAGACCGGATTCCATTAGATGAACTTATGGAAATTAAGAAGGACTTAGAACGAAAGGGAAAGATGCTTGAGTGGGAGAGAGAATATATGTGTAATCCTATCTCGTCTGATGCCGGGTTGTTTGATTATGATAATATAATTAAATCAACTGACCCAAATGCTACCTTGATTTCCGTTGGCGAGCCGAATAAGAGATATTTTATGGGTGCGGATTTTGCTATATCTAAGAAAGCAAAGGCAGATTATTCTGTGTTTTTAGTAATTGAAGTTGATAATAACAATAATCGTAGGATTGTATCTATTGAAAGGAACAAAGGAGAATCATTTTCTGCACAGTCTGAAAGATTTATTAGGATGTATAATAATTTTAATGTTATAAAGGCGTGCATTGATGAGAGTAACATAGGGCATGTGTTTTTTGAAAAATTCAGTCAAGAGGGATTAGTCGTTTCTGGTAGGAGTTTTAAGGCAGGTAAGGGGGAAGGAAGTAGAGAGGATTTATTAGTAAGGTTAGCAACCCTAATAGAAAACGGTAAGGTAATTTTTCCATATAAAAAAGACGATCCCAAAACATATAATTTAATTAGGGAATTAATTTCAGAATTAATATCATTTACTTATAAGATAACTCCATCAGGTAGGGGCAGTTGGCAGAGTTCTGGTGCCCATGATGATATGGTGATGGCTTTAGCCTTGGCAGTTGATGCGGCAGGGAGGGATTATGGTCAAGTTTCATTAGAAATTATATGATTTTACGCACTTTTACTGAAAGATTTAAATATGAGTTTATACATATATAAATATAATTGGTGTGGCCATGGCATGGTATGATAGAGTTTTAGATAGATTGGGGATTAGCAAGTCTACAAGACAACAAGGTTTTTCTGGTAGTGGGCAGTCTTTTTTTACTTCTGATGATGCTAATAATATTCTTATTGGAGAAAATATCGGCGCTGCTGATAAGGAACTGTGGACTAGTGAATCTGCCACGGTAGATACATTATATGAAGTTCTTAAGCGGTCTCCTGAAGTTGTAGGAATTATAAAGGTTTTGGTTGAAGATGTTTTAAGCGATGGTTGGAGGTTTGAGGGTAGTGCTTCTGCTGTAAAAAGGGCGAAGAAAGCGGAAATAAATCTTAATTTCTTTAAGGTATTATCTGATGCATTGTGGGATTTATTTATTACTGGTGACGCATACATATTAAAACTATCTATTGATAGGAAGGATGTTGCTAGGTCAATTTCTAATAAACTTAAGAGTAAAGGATACGTATTTAAAAATAAAAAACTTGAGAAAGAGTTCATAGATGGAATTTTGGAGGAGCTGCCATCAGAAACTAAGGGATTACAATTATTAAAGAGCTCTACTATTGTTGGTGATTTTGATGAATATGGTAATGTTAGGAAGTGGATTCAGAAAGTCCCCGGAACAGAAAAGACACTAGAGTTTAGTCCAGATGATGTTATTCACTTGTCCTTGATTAATCTTGGTGGTGGAGTGTATGGTTTTTCTCCATTACAAACTTTATTATCAGATATAGGAACTTTATTATATGCTAAAGAATCGGCAGGGAAGGTATTTGAGAATCAAGGAATTCCTCCGGTGGTATGGAATTTACCTGAAGCATCTGGAGAAGATGATAGAAATTATCAAGTATTGAAAAATCAATTAAAGAACATAAAGAAATTCAAAAATAGATATTCTGACATAATAACTACTGGAAAAGTAGAAACAATACAAGTTAGAGCATCACAGTTAAATGAGATGCAATTTAAGGATTTAATAGTTCATTTCACTAATTTAATACTCTTTGCGTGGGGGGTTCCTGCACATAGGGTCCCTTTCATCCAAGCTAAAACCACAATTTTCCCTAAGGAGAGTAATGACGGGTACTTTAAGTCAATCGCATATATCCAGAAATTACTTGAGCCACAACTTAATGTTGGGCTATGGTCTGAATTTAAAGTATCTATGACATTTAATAAGTCATATAGGATAGATGAACTTAGGGAAGCTAATATTAATGCTATTTTGTGGGATAGGGGCGGTCAAAGTATAGAGGAAGGAAGGGAGAGGATGGGCCTCCCACCAAAGATACCCAAAGACCATACAATGCCACACAATTTAAAACAAGGAATATTTACTCGGTTTGATGAGAACCGAGATAATAGACAACAAAGGGGAGATATGTCTGACATAGAACAGGACACAAATACTCCACAATTTCAAGATAATAAGGTAAGATAAAATGATAATAAAAGTTAAAAATAAGGCGGATTTTGATAGATTATCTGCAGAGTGGGGATTAGTACATTTTAAAGAAACAGAGAACACATTTGAACTATATGTGTTTAAGTT
The Candidatus Schekmanbacteria bacterium DNA segment above includes these coding regions:
- a CDS encoding phage portal protein is translated as MAWYDRVLDRLGISKSTRQQGFSGSGQSFFTSDDANNILIGENIGAADKELWTSESATVDTLYEVLKRSPEVVGIIKVLVEDVLSDGWRFEGSASAVKRAKKAEINLNFFKVLSDALWDLFITGDAYILKLSIDRKDVARSISNKLKSKGYVFKNKKLEKEFIDGILEELPSETKGLQLLKSSTIVGDFDEYGNVRKWIQKVPGTEKTLEFSPDDVIHLSLINLGGGVYGFSPLQTLLSDIGTLLYAKESAGKVFENQGIPPVVWNLPEASGEDDRNYQVLKNQLKNIKKFKNRYSDIITTGKVETIQVRASQLNEMQFKDLIVHFTNLILFAWGVPAHRVPFIQAKTTIFPKESNDGYFKSIAYIQKLLEPQLNVGLWSEFKVSMTFNKSYRIDELREANINAILWDRGGQSIEEGRERMGLPPKIPKDHTMPHNLKQGIFTRFDENRDNRQQRGDMSDIEQDTNTPQFQDNKVR